The Megalobrama amblycephala isolate DHTTF-2021 linkage group LG13, ASM1881202v1, whole genome shotgun sequence genome contains a region encoding:
- the LOC125243880 gene encoding heavy metal-binding protein HIP-like isoform X4: protein MKALVCILLLLETFVFVVQQQVDGGLNENEISQQISSEDRRQNPPQTDTLRAEASTDSQQYCDLGIPDIHAALRELTATVTEQKGNIRELTATVTEQKGNIRELTAADTEQKENIRALETQLREQKMFILEELNKKNEEISNLTLSQVEELKKENRDREIAFSAGLMQSGSGNIGPFTTDITITYKKVFTNIGNAYNPVTGIFTAPLKGAYMFRVTIYGHGGIASTASIYKNEEKVVVAHDVQAQDRVTSSNGVVLILEVGDVVYVRLWSGTRIADSENNHNTFSGFLLFPLREKELCRM, encoded by the exons ATGAAGGCTTTAGTAtgtatactgctgctgttggaaacctttgtgtttgtcgtccagcagcaggtagatggaggactcaatgagaatgagatcagtcaacagatcAGCTCTGAGGACAGAAGACAGAATCCACCTCAAACAGACACTTTGAGAGCTGAAGCTTCAACTGACAGCCAACAATACTGTGATCTGGGCATCCCTGACATCCATGCAGCActgagagaactgaccgccaccgttacagagcagaaaggaaacatcagagaactgaccgccaccgttacagagcagaaaggaaatatcagagaactgaccgctgCGGATACAgaacagaaagaaaacatcagagcTTTAGAGACACAACTGAGGGAACAAAAGATGTTTATCCTGGAAGAGctgaacaagaaaaatgaag aaatttcAAATCTTACTCTGAGTCAAGTGGAGGAGTTGAAAAAGGAAAATAGAG acagagaaatagcTTTTTCAGCTGGACTGATGCAATCTGGCAGTGGAAATATTGGACCTTTTACCACTGACATCACAATAACCTACAAGAAAGTCTTCACAAACATAGGGAACGCCTACAACCCAGTTACAG GTATTTTCACAgccccactgaaaggagcgtaTATGTTCAGAGTCACTATATATGGTCATGGTGGAATTGCATCAACTGCATCCATTTATAAGAATGAAGAGAAGGTGGTTGTAGCACATGATGTTCAGGCTCAGGATCGGGTAACCTCCTCTAATGGAGttgtgttgatcctggaggttgGAGATGTTGTCTATGTGAGACTTTGGTCTGGCACGAGGATAGCAGATAGCGAGAATAACCACAACACTTTCAGTGGTTTCCTACTGTTTCCCTTAAGAGAAAAAGAGCTTTGCAGAATGTGA